Part of the Lycium ferocissimum isolate CSIRO_LF1 chromosome 6, AGI_CSIRO_Lferr_CH_V1, whole genome shotgun sequence genome, caaacgggagctTAGTTTTTCTTTAAGTTATACTTTCACATTATCTTCGTGGCTCTTCTTTAGCCACTATACCAACTTTAAATTTGTCTCTTTTGCAAAAGCTTTTCtagaactttttcttttttgagctaatttaattaaaaaatatttggatAGTCGCTATCATTGTTGTTCTAGAATTTTGTTATATTCTCGAGGAAGCTAGAGAagttactcaaaaaaaaaaaaaaaagtgttcagTAAACAAACAAATTTGTTCTTTTAAGTTCTTAAATAGTTTCCCTCGTCAAACGCTTAATAGCTTGAGCACTTAATTTTGGAGTAACTTATTTTTCGTATTCAAATATTtgtcataatttatttttattgtttgattataaataaaattcaaatattagtattattttaaattacataACACATAAGTAGATtaggaaaaaaatcaattttgattcaaaaaatattattgtttACGAAGAAAATATTACATCATTTTCTAAACATTTCTTAACAAGAACTatgttttaatttcttgaagtacaaaattatatgaaacgACGAGTCAGACTAATCCGGATTTGTACTTGGGATCCGGCTAGTCTAATTTTGACCTCGGGTCCCATTTTAGGGGTAAATCAATTTTATCTACGAAAGACGATTTCATTCTCAAGACTTGAGCACTTACCTGTCCACTACAAATATTATGTTAAGCGATCTATTATTATATCTTAGAAAATGATGAGTGGCGAATTCAGTGTATTAGCTACGAATTCACTGAAAGTCTGAAACTAGTAATTTTTGctcatatcatgcatatgtatTACGATATTCATAAATATTTGATAGTGAACATTATTACTATTGTAGTGTACAATAAGTCAAGGACGTTGTTAGCCgagccaaaattttcattaaatgaagtaaATGTACATAACATTAAGGGGactcaaaatatcatatatataaaaaaagtaaaaaaaaaaaaaaaaagctaattaaacagtgtaatttttcagCGAATGAATATCGATTGATACCTCTGGAATGCATGTGGCTCCGCCTTTAAAAACGATATAACACAATGTGAAATGATTGTCTTTTTAAAAGGAAGTCCCGTAAATTACGACTGAAGAATATTCTACACCCATCGACCGCAAAAGAGAAGTCAAATCTAATTTTGATTTACGTAGTATTAATTGTTCCACGTCATTTTTTCCTTAGCCCACCTCACCGATCACGTCACCTATTCTACACTCAAAATCCTATAAATAGGGATCGTAACATGTCCACTTTTGTATCATCACTTCTTCCATTTTTCTCTATATCAATCTACTATTACTAcaacatttttatttaaaatggcaaaatcatatgaaaatGAGCACCCAATTAAGGCATTTGGATGGGCAGCTAGAGACACTTCTGGAGTGCTTTCTCCTTTCAACTTTTCAAGAAGGTGTGCAACTTTTTTAAACTCGTCTTAAAAAAGTTACTACGTACCTTTTTTGTTCAATTCTTGTAATTTTGATGatggtttttttttatattcttcttttcttgttatttttgaTGATGTGTTACTGAATGGGGgtatatttttttgtgtgttaaTGAGTGCAGGGTGACTGGTGAAAAAGATGTGCAATTTAAAGTTTTGTATTGCGGAATTTGTCACTCTGATCTTCATCAGCTCAAGAATGAATGGGGTAATAGCAAGTACCCCATTGTACCTGGGTAAGATATTGTCCAATTTCTTTTTTCAGATCCTTTTTTAATGGTTAGACTATTTGTCTTGTCAAATGACATGCTAAATTCCATATTTGTCTATATAAAATTGTTATTTATAAAATGGTATGGGCATAGTAGCTTAACATGGCAGCTTTTTTGAATCTTTAGTTCCTAGATTTGATTTTTATGTGAAGTGATACAACATTTTGCTCTACTATTTCATTCGGAGTcaagattttcactaaggggatTCAAAATATATGAAAGTAACGCATGAAGAAGCCAAGGAAATTCaacgtctactatatatataggatTTTGATCTTGTTTGTTATATGCAGTGTAATTTTCCGGCAATGAATCCGTTTACGCTCCCCTAGCTCCGCCCATGATTTATTTACTAGTTTTCATGCTCTTTGTATCTTTTTACTATTATTTTAACATTGCTGCTACTGTAAAAGATTTGAGATTTGAAAATAATTCCCAATTAGCTTGGTGTTTTGAGTTGTTGATGCCTTGGTAAATCCTAAGTTATTGGGACATGTTAAAATTTAGCAGAACTTGTATAGTCTCTATGTACTCATGAGTGTAACTAATTTCAAGAACCATTATTACAGGCAtgaggttgttggtattgtaacTGAGGTTGGTAGCAAGGTGGAAAAATTTAAGGTTGGAGACAAAGTAGGTGTTGGATGTATGGTAGGATCGTGTCGCGAATGTGAGAATTGTAATGTTGATCTCGAGAATTACTGCCCTCGTCAGATTCCTACCTACAATGCCTATAACTCAGACGGGACCCTCACGTTTGGAGGTTACTCCGACATCATGGTTTCTGATGAGCACTTTGTAGTACATTGGCCTGAAAACTTGTCGATGGACGCTGCTCCTCTGTTATGTGCTGGAATCACAACTTATAGCCCTTTGAGATACTATGGACTTGACAAGCCTGGAATGCACATCGGTGTTGTTGGTCTTGGAGGGCTCGGCCATATGGCTGTTAAGTTCGCTAAGGCATTTGGATCCAAAGTAACTGTTATTAGTACATCTGCTAGTAAGAAACAGGAAGCAATTGAACGTTTGGGTGCGGACTCTTTCTTGATCAGCCGTGATCCTGAGCAGATGCAGGTGAATATAAGTTGGACATTCGTGATTTAAATGATATTGTTATCGTTGAAGTGTGTCACtatctcatctaaaagtttaTACAGTTAGAGAGAgcacttttatttaattaattgtgtCTTCAACACGCCCCCACGTTCAGGGAGGCTTAATTCTTTTTCATGAGCCAAGCACTTAAAATTCCTTTTTGACAATAGTGGCGTTGAGGCTTGAAAGCACGACCTCTGGCTGCTCTGGTCCAGTATTGAAGTTTGTGACAATCTActctaaaagcttaagttgttaCAGAAATAACGTTGACTTAGTTAATCATGTCTGTTCAACAGTTTAAACACGAGAACGGAGGCTAATGCTTTATTCGTTTAATTTAATATGAACAGGCTGCAATGAGCACATTGGATGGGATCATTGACACTGTTTCAGCGGTTCACCCTATTCTTCCGTTGCTTAGCTTATTGAAATCTCATGGTAAACTTGTTATGGTTGGTGCACCAGAAAAACCAGTGGAGTTGCCAGTATTTCCTCTACTTATGGGTAAGCTAATAATTTCACTAATTTCTGTCCATATATAGTTTTCCTTTATGCACTATTTCGAATAGAAAAGTTCAGACTAAAGTATATATTATAATGCAAAAAACAGGAAGGAAGCTAGTGGCTGGAAGTCTCATAGGAGGGATGAAAGAGACTCAAGAAATGTTGGATTTCGCGGCAAAGCATAACATAACACCGGATGTTGAAGTCGTGCCGATGGACTACGTGAATACAGCGTTGGAGCGTCTTATGAAATCAGATGTGAAGTATCGTTTCGTACTTGATATTGGAAACACATTGAAAGCAGCTAATTGAGAGTTGAGTTGTAATAAACAAAATCCCGAAAAAGTGTCGTTTCTTACTAAGAGTACTCTTTGAATTTTAGTCTATTGCCAGTTTTCTACTTAGTTTTGCGACTGAGACGTAGTTGTCATTGTATTGTCAGTTTTGTACTAGTGCTTTGAGAAAAAAAAGTGTTGTTTATCTACTAATGATACAGATTTTGTATTAGCAACCTTCTTATGGTTCAATCTTTCAAGGATGCAGATATATGTCATGATGTCAATGTTAATTGTTAAGAATTAAGATGTGGTTTAAAGAcggttatttattttttcaaatccaatctaTATTTCTTGTAATTTGAATATGCTattattaaatttttgaaaactaGGTTTTggaacctttttcaaaaataattaaaaaaaaaaaaacacgtctTTCTGAAAACTAGGTTCAAGCAAAGTTGAATAACTTTTTTGCCAAAt contains:
- the LOC132058953 gene encoding 8-hydroxygeraniol dehydrogenase-like translates to MAKSYENEHPIKAFGWAARDTSGVLSPFNFSRRVTGEKDVQFKVLYCGICHSDLHQLKNEWGNSKYPIVPGHEVVGIVTEVGSKVEKFKVGDKVGVGCMVGSCRECENCNVDLENYCPRQIPTYNAYNSDGTLTFGGYSDIMVSDEHFVVHWPENLSMDAAPLLCAGITTYSPLRYYGLDKPGMHIGVVGLGGLGHMAVKFAKAFGSKVTVISTSASKKQEAIERLGADSFLISRDPEQMQAAMSTLDGIIDTVSAVHPILPLLSLLKSHGKLVMVGAPEKPVELPVFPLLMGRKLVAGSLIGGMKETQEMLDFAAKHNITPDVEVVPMDYVNTALERLMKSDVKYRFVLDIGNTLKAAN